In the genome of Raphanus sativus cultivar WK10039 chromosome 4, ASM80110v3, whole genome shotgun sequence, one region contains:
- the LOC108839095 gene encoding LOW QUALITY PROTEIN: protein LURP-one-related 17 (The sequence of the model RefSeq protein was modified relative to this genomic sequence to represent the inferred CDS: deleted 1 base in 1 codon), producing MFPFLKHRSRSVHGDDELSSPEKIVAVTSTVEIGDACTTLTVWRKSLLVSCEGFTVIDSNGDLIYRVDNYARTRPEELILMDKDGNSVLLMHRTKKITLVDSWGIYEVKDTNGEAKVPKSPLWYMRKNLKMNILSTNSNILAYVFSVPFDKKNTYVIKGSYRCKSCKIMHVSSNRAVVEIKRKEARTKGVRFGSDVFDLVVSLDFDTSLAMALVLLLDQMFSK from the exons ATGTTCCCTTTCTTGAAGCATCGGTCAAGGTCGGTCCACGGCGATGATGAGTTGTCCTCTCCGGAGAAAATAGTGGCCGTCACCTCCACCGTAGAGATCGGAGACGCGTGTACGACACTCACAGTATGGAGAAAATCGCTTCTTGTTAGTTGTGAAGGTTTCACGGTGATAGACTCAAATGGAGATTTGATCTATCGGGTTGATAATTATGCCCGAACCCGACCGGAAGAACTCATCCTGATGGACAAAGATGGCAACTCCGTCCTCCTCATGCACCGTACCAAG AAAATTACGCTAGTAGATAGTTGGGGAATATATGAAGTAAAGGATACTAATGGTGAAGCAAAAGTACCAAAGAGCCCACTCTGGTACATGAggaagaacttgaagatgaataTTTTGAGCACCAATTCCAACATTTTGGCGTACGTATTTTCAGTGCCGTTCGATAAGAAGAACACTTACGTCATC AAAGGATCGTACAGATGTAAATCGTGTAAGATAATGCACGTCTCATCAAACCGGGCAGTGGTGGAGATCAAAAGAAAAGAGGCCAGAACTAAAGGAGTCCGGTTTGGTTCAGATGTTTTTGATCTGGTTGTTAGTCTAGATTTTGACACCAGTTTAGCAATGGCTTTGGTTTTGTTATTAGACCAAATGTTCTCTAAGTAA
- the LOC108849129 gene encoding cation/H(+) antiporter 18 translates to MAANTSACPALMKATSNGVFQGDNPIDFALPLAILQIVIVVILTRLLAYLLRPLRQPRVIAEVIGGIMLGPSLIGRSKIFLDAVFPKKSLTVLETLANLGLLFFLFLAGLEIDTKSLRNTGKKALGIALAGISLPFALGIGSSFVLRATISKGVDSVAFLIFMGVALSITAFPVLARILAELKLLTTEIGRLAMSAAAVNDVAAWILLALAIALSGSGTSPLVSLWVFLAGCAFVVVAACVIPPVFRWIARRCHEGEPIEETYICATLAVVLVCGFVTDAIGIHSMFGAFVVGVLIPKEGPFAGALIEKVEDLVSGLFLPLYFVASGLKTNVATIQGAQSWGLLVLVTFTACFGKIVGTLGVSLAFKIPMREAVALGFLMNTKGLVELIVLNIGKDRKVLNDQTFAIMVLMALFTTFMTTPIVMAVYKPARRSKKEGEEYKHRTVERDNTNTQLRILTCFHGAGSIPSMINLLEASRGIEKGEGLCVYALHLRELSERSSAILMVHKVRKNGMPFWNRSNNSNAEDQVVVVAFQAFQQLSRVNVRPMTAISSMSDIHEDICDTAARKRASIVILPFHKHQQLDGTLETTRGDYRWVNRRVLVEAPCSVGIFVDRGLGGSSQVSAQDVSYSVVALFFGGRDDREALAYGLRVAEHPGISLTVIRFVTARESVGEITRVDVDGGESSNVKSDEEVMFEIRKKSSVDESVKFVEKRVENAGVDVRSAIEEMRRSNLFLVGRMPGGEIALAVRESSECAELGPVGSLLISGESPTRASVLVIQQYNGAGTAPDLASAGSELDSD, encoded by the exons ATGGCGGCAAATACTTCAGCTTGTCCAGCTTTGATGAAAGCAACCTCTAACGGAGTTTTCCAAGGAGATAACCCTATAGACTTCGCGTTACCTCTCGCCATTCTTCAGATTGTCATCGTTGTCATCCTCACTCGTCTCCTTGCTTACCTTTTAAGACCCCTTAGACAGCCTCGTGTCATTGCAGAAGTCATT GGTGGGATTATGCTTGGACCATCTCTTATTGGCCGTTCCAAGATTTTTCTAGACGCTGTGTTCCCAAAGAAAAGCTTGACGGTTCTAGAAACTCTGGCTAACCTCggccttctcttcttccttttcctcGCAGGTTTAGAGATTGACACCAAGTCTCTTCGTAACACCGGTAAAAAGGCTTTAGGGATCGCCCTGGCTGGTATCTCGCTCCCTTTTGCTCTTGGCATTGGTTCTTCCTTTGTTCTCAGAGCAACAATCTCCAAAGGAGTAGACAGCGTGGCGTTTCTCATCTTCATGGGTGTGGCTCTCTCCATCACTGCCTTCCCTGTCTTGGCCCGTATCTTGGCTGAGCTCAAGCTTCTCACCACTGAGATAGGACGGCTAGCCATGTCGGCTGCCGCGGTTAACGACGTGGCGGCTTGGATCCTCCTCGCTCTAGCCATTGCTCTCTCGGGTTCAGGCACATCTCCTCTAGTTTCTCTTTGGGTTTTTCTTGCCGGTTGTGCTTTTGTGGTCGTTGCTGCTTGCGTCATCCCTCCGGTCTTTAGATGGATTGCGAGAAGGTGCCATGAGGGAGAACCCATCGAAGAAACCTACATCTGCGCCACTTTGGCTGTAGTTCTCGTTTGTGGATTCGTAACAGATGCTATTGGAATCCACTCCATGTTTGGTGCTTTTGTGGTGGGTGTTTTGATCCCTAAAGAAGGACCTTTCGCTGGTGCACTCATTGAGAAGGTGGAGGATCTTGTCTCTGGTCTCTTCTTGCCGCTTTACTTTGTCGCCAGTGGGTTGAAAACAAACGTGGCGACGATTCAAGGAGCTCAGTCTTGGGGTCTTCTAGTTTTAGTCACGTTCACCGCTTGTTTTGGTAAGATCGTTGGCACTCTAGGTGTTTCCCTCGCCTTCAAGATACCTATGAGAGAAGCTGTAGCTTTAGGTTTCCTCATGAACACTAAAGGTTTGGTCGAACTCATCGTCCTCAACATCGGTAAAGATCGAAAg GTTCTTAACGATCAGACATTTGCGATAATGGTACTAATGGCTCTCTTCACAACCTTCATGACGACACCAATCGTAATGGCGGTTTACAAACCTGCGAGAAGATCAaagaaagaaggagaagagTACAAACACAGGACGGTCGAGCGAGACAACACAAACACACAGCTCCGAATCCTCACGTGTTTCCACGGAGCAGGAAGCATCCCTTCGATGATAAACCTCCTCGAAGCCTCTCGAGGCATAGAGAAAGGCGAAGGGCTATGCGTCTACGCACTACACCTAAGGGAACTCTCAGAGAGATCCTCAGCTATCCTAATGGTCCACAAAGTCCGCAAAAACGGAATGCCATTCTGGAACAGGAGCAACAACAGCAACGCGGAAGATCAAGTCGTCGTCGTGGCTTTCCAAGCTTTCCAGCAGCTAAGCAGAGTCAACGTCCGACCAATGACAGCGATCTCATCCATGTCCGACATCCACGAGGACATCTGCGATACAGCGGCTAGGAAACGAGCCTCGATCGTGATCTTGCCGTTCCACAAACACCAGCAGCTCGACGGGACGCTGGAGACGACGCGCGGGGATTACCGCTGGGTTAACCGGAGGGTTCTGGTGGAAGCGCCTTGCTCCGTTGGGATATTCGTCGACCGTGGACTCGGCGGATCGAGCCAGGTCTCGGCTCAGGACGTTTCTTACTCCGTCGTGGCGTTGTTCTTCGGCGGACGCGACGATCGGGAAGCTTTGGCGTATGGACTGCGCGTGGCGGAGCATCCGGGAATATCATTGACGGTTATAAGGTTCGTTACGGCGCGGGAGAGTGTTGGAGAGATTACACGTGTCGATGTGGATGGCGGGGAGAGCAGCAACGTGAAGTCTGATGAGGAGGTTATGTTTGAGATCAGGAAGAAATCGTCGGTGGATGAGTCGGTTAAGTTTGTGGAGAAACGAGTGGAGAACGCGGGAGTGGATGTTAGATCTGCGATTGAGGAGATGCGGCGGAGTAATTTGTTTTTGGTTGGTAGAATGCCGGGTGGAGAAATCGCGTTGGCGGTTAGGGAGAGCAGCGAATGTGCGGAGCTTGGACCTGTGGGGAGTTTGTTGATATCGGGGGAGTCTCCTACGAGAGCATCGGTTCTGGTGATTCAGCAGTATAATGGGGCCGGGACAGCTCCGGATTTGGCGTCAGCTGGGTCGGAGTTAGACTCcgattag